One region of Camelus bactrianus isolate YW-2024 breed Bactrian camel chromosome 20, ASM4877302v1, whole genome shotgun sequence genomic DNA includes:
- the SOX4 gene encoding transcription factor SOX-4, giving the protein MVQQTNNAENTEALLAGESSDSGAGLELGIASSPTPGSTASTGGKADDPSWCKTPSGHIKRPMNAFMVWSQIERRKIMEQSPDMHNAEISKRLGKRWKLLKDSDKIPFIREAERLRLKHMADYPDYKYRPRKKVKSGNANSGSSAAASSKPGEKGDKVGGSGGGGHGGGGGGGSSNAGGGGGGGSGGGANSKPAQKKSCGSKAAGGAGGGVSKPHAKLILAGGGGKTAAAASSFAAEQAGATALLPLGAAAAAADHHSLYKARTPSASASAGLTAPGKHLTEKKVKRVYLFGGLGASSSPVGGVGAGADPSDPLGLYEEGGAGCSPDGPSLSGRSSAASSPAAGRSPSDHRSYASLRAASPAPSSAPSHASSSASSHSSSSSSSSSSGSSSSDDEFEDDLLDLNPSSNFESMSLGSFSSSSALDRDLDFNFEPGSGSHFEFPDYCTPEVSEMISGDWLESSISNLVFTY; this is encoded by the coding sequence ATGGTGCAGCAAACCAACAACGCCGAGAACACGGAAGCGCTGCTGGCCGGCGAGAGCTCGGACTCGGGCGCCGGCCTGGAGCTGGGCATCGCCTCCTCCCCCACGCCCGGCTCCACCGCCTCCACGGGCGGCAAGGCCGACGACCCGAGCTGGTGCAAGACGCCGAGCGGGCACATCAAGCGGCCCATGAACGCCTTCATGGTGTGGTCGCAGATCGAGCGGCGCAAGATCATGGAGCAGTCCCCCGACATGCACAACGCCGAGATCTCCAAGCGGCTGGGCAAACGCTGGAAGCTGCTCAAAGACAGCGACAAGATCCCTTTCATTCGGGAGGCGGAGCGGCTGCGCCTCAAGCACATGGCTGACTACCCCGACTACAAGTACCGGCCCAGGAAGAAGGTGAAGTCCGGCAACGCCAACTCCGGCTCCTCGGCCGCCGCCTCCTCCAAGCCCGGGGAGAAGGGCGACAAGGTCGGTggcagcggcgggggcggccacgggggcggcggcggtggcgggagCAGCAACGCGgggggaggaggcggcggcgggagcGGCGGCGGTGCCAACTCCAAGCCCGCGCAGAAAAAGAGCTGCGGCTCCAAGGCggcgggcggcgcgggcggcggggtCAGCAAACCCCACGCCAAGCTCATCCTGGCGGGCGGCGGCGGGAAAACGgctgccgccgcctcctcctTCGCGGCCGAGCAGGCGGGGGCCACCGCCCTGCTGCCCCTAGgcgccgcggccgcggccgccgacCACCACTCGCTGTACAAGGCGCGGACTCCCAGCGCCTCGGCCTCGGCCGGCCTCACTGCCCCAGGAAAACACCTGACGGAGAAGAAGGTGAAGCGCGTTTACCTGTTCGGCGGCCTGGGCGCGTCGTCCTCGCCCGTCGGCGGTGTGGGCGCCGGCGCCGACCCCAGCGACCCCCTGGGCCTGTACGAGGAGGGGGGCGCCGGCTGCTCGCCCGACGGGCCGAGCCTGAGCGGCCGCAGCAGCGCCGCCTCGTCGCCGGCCGCCGGCCGCTCGCCCTCCGACCACCGTAGCTACGCCAGCCTGCGCGCCGCCTCGCCCGCCCCGTCCAGCGCGCCCTCGCACGCGTCCTCCTCGGCCTcgtcccactcctcctcctcctcttcctcctcctcctcgggcTCGTCGTCCTCCGACGATGAGTTCGAAGACGACCTGCTCGACCTGAACCCCAGCTCAAACTTTGAGAGCATGTCCCTGGGCAGTTTCAGCTCGTCGTCGGCGCTGGACCGGGACCTGGATTTTAACTTCGAGCCCGGCTCCGGCTCGCACTTCGAGTTCCCGGACTACTGCACGCCCGAGGTGAGCGAGATGATCTCGGGAGACTGGCTCGAGTCCAGCATCTCCAACCTGGtcttcacctactga